A DNA window from Impatiens glandulifera chromosome 7, dImpGla2.1, whole genome shotgun sequence contains the following coding sequences:
- the LOC124909658 gene encoding aspartic proteinase CDR1-like has translation MGNTSIRNMIHGCGHRNFGYFNEDSSGMIGLGDGPLSFFGQTQHLIDGMFSYCLVSQVGPNPHARSRINFGINAEVSGPTVIHTELIKKKGMPFYFLSLKSISVRNRIIQFTRKYGEILIDSGTTLNYFPRDVMQNLKKALILEIGKNPLMINNEFCYKMNTDIPDITFHFAMEANITLSKRNTFSAYGNALCLNMKAEDHISIFGNKSQMDFLVGYDIPSRIISFKPTDCSKHVISK, from the coding sequence ATGGGCAACACTTCCATCCGAAACATGATACACGGGTGCGGGCATCGGAATTTCGGGTATTTTAATGAGGATAGTTCCGGTATGATTGGGCTTGGAGATGGTCCTCTCTCATTCTTTGGTCAGACTCAACATTTGATTGATGGAATGTTTTCGTACTGCCTAGTATCTCAGGTCGGTCCAAACCCACATGCAAGGAGCAGGATTAACTTCGGCATTAATGCGGAGGTGTCTGGGCCTACAGTGATACACACCGAGTTGATCAAGAAGAAGGGCATGCCATTCTATTTTCTCTCATTGAAATCAATCAGCGTCCGAAATAGAATAATTCAATTCACAAGAAAATATGGTGAAATCTTAATAGACTCAGGAACTACTCTAAATTATTTCCCCAGGGACGTAATGCAAAATTTGAAGAAAGCACTAATACTTGAGATTGGTAAAAACCCACTTATGATTAATAATGAATTTTGCTATAAAATGAACACCGATATTCCTGATATCACCTTCCATTTTGCTATGGAAGCTAACATAACTTTGTCAAAGAGGAATACTTTTTCAGCATACGGAAATGCATTGTGTCTGAATATGAAAGCAGAAGATCATATATCAATATTTGGGAACAAATCACAAATGGATTTCTTGGTCGGATATGATATTCCCAGTAGAATTATCTCTTTCAAACCAACCGATTGTTCAAAGCATGTGATATCAAAGTAG